A stretch of Enterobacter cloacae complex sp. ECNIH7 DNA encodes these proteins:
- a CDS encoding ParE family toxin-like protein, with protein sequence MTLTAIRIPEWVHERAVRVLRQHRAGRIHPRRMHKTGYLSLSVNLRWRLLSRDGGQSWEVMSHERYSKLKDRK encoded by the coding sequence ATGACACTTACTGCGATCCGAATCCCTGAATGGGTTCACGAAAGGGCTGTGCGTGTGCTGCGCCAGCACCGCGCCGGGCGGATCCACCCCCGCCGCATGCACAAGACTGGCTATCTGAGCCTGAGTGTGAATCTCCGCTGGCGCCTGCTTTCCCGCGACGGCGGCCAGAGCTGGGAAGTAATGAGCCACGAACGCTATTCAAAATTGAAGGACAGAAAATGA